From a region of the Coprococcus comes ATCC 27758 genome:
- a CDS encoding TetR family transcriptional regulator — MERKRELTKILLAESFKELLIKGSFDKITIKMITDQAGVIRPTFYNYFQDKYEVMEWLLETEVFQHIREMTEDGMEREAIYLLFRKMEKDRIYYQKAFEATGQNGFEEILEKKIRQLIEEMVGRHKIKLEKLQGIKDKKIFLEFHTITVVTGLKYWLTSRDIHLSADEAMEYYLFLMSHPILELLEK; from the coding sequence ATGGAAAGAAAAAGAGAATTAACAAAAATCCTGCTTGCGGAAAGCTTTAAGGAACTACTGATAAAAGGATCTTTTGATAAGATAACGATTAAAATGATCACAGATCAGGCGGGAGTCATTAGACCGACTTTTTATAATTACTTTCAGGATAAGTATGAAGTGATGGAATGGCTTCTGGAGACGGAGGTTTTTCAGCATATCCGTGAGATGACCGAAGACGGGATGGAAAGAGAAGCCATTTATCTGTTGTTCCGAAAGATGGAGAAAGACCGGATTTATTATCAGAAAGCATTTGAAGCGACCGGTCAGAATGGGTTTGAGGAAATTCTTGAAAAGAAGATCCGTCAGCTGATCGAAGAGATGGTGGGCAGACATAAGATCAAGCTTGAGAAGCTTCAGGGAATAAAAGACAAAAAGATTTTTCTGGAGTTCCATACGATTACCGTTGTAACCGGACTCAAATACTGGCTGACCAGCCGGGATATTCATCTGTCGGCGGATGAAGCGATGGAGTATTATCTGTTCCTGATGTCGCATCCTATTTTGGAGCTGCTTGAAAAGTAA
- a CDS encoding heavy metal translocating P-type ATPase, with the protein MMKKQKIMLYRIIAAAVIYVPLFVLEHMGKLEFQSEIPVQFLLFMIPYLIVGWDIIYRAVRNISHGQVFDENFLMCIATFGALGVKEYSEAVAVMLFYQIGELFQSYAVNRSRQSISAMMDICPEYANIEEDGKLKQVDPDDVEIGTEIVIKAGERVPLDGVVVSGTSFVDTSALTGESVPREVTEGSEIISGCVNGSGLLKVRTTKEFDDSTVAKILELVENASSKKAHVENFITKFAKYYTPIVVCAAVVLAFLPPIILGGGFAEWIQRACIFLVISCPCALVISVPLGFFGGIGAASKQGVLVKGSNYLEALSEMKTIVFDKTGTLTKGEFVVSEVIPNGWEKEGLLEVAALAEGYSDHPISAALKKAYEEAELGELSMDRVEQAEEIAGHGIKAKIDGRVVYAGNAKLMEEKGVEYESCTVPGTVVYLAAEKEFLGTIVISDTVKPEAKRAIAQLKQSGVKKTVMLTGDRKDVGEAVAESLGIDEVYTDLLPGDKVDKVEALLGELGEKEKLGFVGDGINDAPVLSRADIGIAMGSMGSDAAIEAADVVLMDDNILKISSIMRIAGKTLQIVHQNIVFALGVKVLVLILGALGMANMWEAVFADVGVSVIAILNSMRTLKVK; encoded by the coding sequence ATGATGAAAAAACAGAAAATAATGCTGTACCGTATTATCGCAGCGGCAGTTATTTATGTTCCTCTTTTTGTACTGGAACATATGGGAAAACTGGAATTTCAGTCCGAAATTCCGGTGCAGTTTTTGTTATTTATGATACCTTATCTGATCGTGGGATGGGACATCATTTACCGGGCTGTGCGCAATATCAGTCATGGTCAGGTATTTGATGAGAACTTTCTGATGTGTATAGCAACGTTTGGTGCACTTGGAGTAAAGGAATATTCGGAAGCGGTAGCGGTTATGTTGTTCTATCAGATCGGGGAGTTATTCCAGAGTTATGCAGTCAACCGTTCCCGCCAGTCAATCAGTGCAATGATGGATATCTGTCCGGAATATGCGAATATTGAAGAAGACGGAAAGCTCAAACAGGTTGATCCGGATGATGTAGAGATTGGTACAGAGATCGTCATCAAAGCAGGAGAGAGAGTTCCTCTCGATGGTGTGGTTGTATCGGGAACATCCTTTGTAGATACTTCTGCACTGACCGGAGAGTCGGTTCCGCGAGAAGTAACAGAAGGTTCCGAGATTATCAGCGGTTGTGTAAATGGAAGCGGACTTCTTAAGGTGCGCACAACGAAAGAGTTTGATGATTCTACAGTTGCGAAGATTCTGGAACTGGTTGAAAATGCCAGCAGCAAAAAGGCACATGTAGAGAACTTCATTACAAAGTTTGCAAAATACTATACGCCGATCGTGGTTTGTGCGGCAGTTGTACTTGCATTCCTTCCACCAATCATTCTTGGCGGTGGATTTGCAGAATGGATTCAGAGAGCATGTATTTTCCTTGTAATCTCCTGCCCATGTGCACTGGTGATCTCTGTTCCACTTGGTTTTTTTGGAGGAATCGGAGCAGCATCCAAACAAGGCGTTCTGGTAAAGGGAAGCAATTATCTGGAAGCACTCTCTGAGATGAAAACGATTGTATTTGATAAGACTGGTACACTGACAAAAGGTGAATTCGTTGTATCAGAAGTTATTCCGAACGGATGGGAAAAAGAAGGACTTCTTGAAGTGGCAGCCCTTGCGGAAGGCTATTCCGATCATCCAATCTCAGCAGCACTCAAGAAAGCGTACGAAGAAGCGGAGCTTGGTGAGTTGTCCATGGACAGGGTGGAACAGGCTGAAGAAATCGCCGGACACGGAATCAAGGCAAAGATCGACGGAAGAGTTGTCTATGCCGGAAATGCAAAGCTGATGGAAGAAAAAGGCGTGGAATATGAGTCATGCACAGTCCCTGGTACGGTCGTATATCTGGCGGCTGAAAAAGAATTCCTCGGGACCATTGTAATTTCTGATACGGTCAAACCGGAAGCCAAACGTGCGATCGCGCAGCTCAAACAAAGCGGTGTCAAAAAGACAGTTATGCTTACCGGTGACAGAAAAGATGTCGGTGAAGCAGTAGCAGAAAGCCTTGGAATCGATGAAGTCTACACAGATCTCCTTCCGGGGGATAAGGTAGATAAGGTTGAAGCACTTCTCGGAGAACTCGGTGAGAAAGAAAAGCTTGGTTTTGTTGGTGATGGTATCAATGATGCACCGGTACTCTCCAGAGCTGATATCGGAATCGCAATGGGAAGCATGGGATCCGATGCTGCAATCGAAGCCGCAGATGTTGTTCTGATGGATGATAATATCCTTAAGATATCCTCCATTATGAGAATTGCAGGAAAAACTCTCCAGATCGTACATCAGAATATCGTCTTTGCCCTCGGTGTCAAAGTTCTGGTCCTCATCCTGGGAGCCCTCGGCATGGCCAATATGTGGGAAGCCGTCTTTGCCGATGTAGGAGTATCCGTAATCGCAATCCTGAACTCTATGAGAACACTGAAAGTAAAATAG
- a CDS encoding cation transporter, whose translation MKKKFKMVDLDCANCAAKMEDAIKKIDGVNDATVSFMMQKLTIDADDARFDEIMQEVVDVCKKVEPDCQIQL comes from the coding sequence ATGAAGAAAAAATTTAAAATGGTAGACCTTGATTGCGCAAACTGTGCAGCAAAAATGGAAGATGCAATCAAAAAAATTGATGGTGTAAATGATGCAACGGTAAGTTTTATGATGCAGAAGCTTACGATTGATGCAGATGATGCAAGATTTGATGAGATCATGCAGGAAGTCGTTGATGTATGCAAGAAGGTAGAGCCGGATTGCCAGATTCAGCTGTAA